The proteins below are encoded in one region of Tiliqua scincoides isolate rTilSci1 chromosome 7, rTilSci1.hap2, whole genome shotgun sequence:
- the TWF1 gene encoding twinfilin-1 isoform X2, translating to MLIVGSAKQPDESWEKDYDPFVLTLLEDKQPCYILYRLDSQNAQGYEWIFIAWSPDHSPVRQKMLYAATRATLKKEFGGGHIKDEVFGTNKDDVSLNGYRKYLVTQSSPAPLTAAEEELRQIKISEVQTEVSVDTKHQTLQGVAFPIVKEAIQALEKLKNKQLNYVQLQIDMKKEIICLANTLPTELNDLPKRIPKDSARYHFFLYKHAHEGDYLESIVFIYSMPGYMCSIRERMLYSSCKSPLLEIAERQLWMQIARKIEIDNGDELTADFLYEEVHPKQHAHKQSFAKPKGPAGKRGIRRLIRGPAESETPTD from the exons ATG CTTATTGTGGGATCTGCTAAACAACCTGATGAATCCTGGGAAAAGGACTATGATCCCTTTGTTCTAACACTACTTGAGGACAAGCAGCCGTGTTATATCCTGTATAGATTAGATTCTCAGAATGCTCAAGGATATGAATGGATCTTTATTGCATGGTCACCAGACCATTCTCCT GTTCGTCAGAAAATGTTGTATGCTGCTACACGGGCAACGCTGAAGAAAGAATTTGGAGGTggacatattaaagatgaagtctTTGGAACAAACAAG GATGATGTTTCATTGAATGGATACCGAAAGTACTTGGTTACTCAGTCTTCCCCGGCCCCTCTGACTGCAGCTGAAGAAGAACTTCGACAAATCAAGATTAGTGAG GTACAAACTGAAGTAAGTGTTGACACTAAGCACCAAACTCTCCAAGGGGTAGCATTTCCTATAGTTAAAGAAGCTATCCAGGCACtggaaaaactgaaaaataaGCAACTGAACTATGTGCAGTTG CAAATTGATatgaaaaaagaaattatttgtCTCGCTAACACTCTCCCGACTGAACTGAATGACTTGCCGAAAAGGATTCCAAAGGATTCTGCACGATACCATTTTTTTCTCTACAAACATGCCCATGAAGGAGACTACTTGGAATCAATAG TCTTTATCTACTCTATGCCTGGCTATATGTGTAGTATACGAGAACGGATGCTGTATTCCAGCTGCAAGAGTCCTCTCCTAGAAATTGCAGAAAGACAGCTGTGGATGCAGATTGCCAGAAAG ATTGAAATAGATAATGGAGACGAGTTAACTGCTGACTTCCTTTATGAAGAAGTTCATCCAAAACAACATGCACACAAACAGAGTTTTGCAAAGCCTAAAGGACCTGCAGGAAAGAGGGGAATCCGAAGGTTGATCCGGGGCCCAGCTGAAAGTGAAACACCTACTGACTAA
- the TWF1 gene encoding twinfilin-1 isoform X1, whose translation MSHQTGIQASEDVRETFARARNGQYRFLKIIIENEQLIVGSAKQPDESWEKDYDPFVLTLLEDKQPCYILYRLDSQNAQGYEWIFIAWSPDHSPVRQKMLYAATRATLKKEFGGGHIKDEVFGTNKDDVSLNGYRKYLVTQSSPAPLTAAEEELRQIKISEVQTEVSVDTKHQTLQGVAFPIVKEAIQALEKLKNKQLNYVQLQIDMKKEIICLANTLPTELNDLPKRIPKDSARYHFFLYKHAHEGDYLESIVFIYSMPGYMCSIRERMLYSSCKSPLLEIAERQLWMQIARKIEIDNGDELTADFLYEEVHPKQHAHKQSFAKPKGPAGKRGIRRLIRGPAESETPTD comes from the exons ATGTCCCACCAGACGGGCATCCAAG CCAGTGAAGATGTCAGAGAAACTTTTGCAAGAGCCAGAAATGGACaatacagatttttaaaaataatcattGAAAATG AGCAGCTTATTGTGGGATCTGCTAAACAACCTGATGAATCCTGGGAAAAGGACTATGATCCCTTTGTTCTAACACTACTTGAGGACAAGCAGCCGTGTTATATCCTGTATAGATTAGATTCTCAGAATGCTCAAGGATATGAATGGATCTTTATTGCATGGTCACCAGACCATTCTCCT GTTCGTCAGAAAATGTTGTATGCTGCTACACGGGCAACGCTGAAGAAAGAATTTGGAGGTggacatattaaagatgaagtctTTGGAACAAACAAG GATGATGTTTCATTGAATGGATACCGAAAGTACTTGGTTACTCAGTCTTCCCCGGCCCCTCTGACTGCAGCTGAAGAAGAACTTCGACAAATCAAGATTAGTGAG GTACAAACTGAAGTAAGTGTTGACACTAAGCACCAAACTCTCCAAGGGGTAGCATTTCCTATAGTTAAAGAAGCTATCCAGGCACtggaaaaactgaaaaataaGCAACTGAACTATGTGCAGTTG CAAATTGATatgaaaaaagaaattatttgtCTCGCTAACACTCTCCCGACTGAACTGAATGACTTGCCGAAAAGGATTCCAAAGGATTCTGCACGATACCATTTTTTTCTCTACAAACATGCCCATGAAGGAGACTACTTGGAATCAATAG TCTTTATCTACTCTATGCCTGGCTATATGTGTAGTATACGAGAACGGATGCTGTATTCCAGCTGCAAGAGTCCTCTCCTAGAAATTGCAGAAAGACAGCTGTGGATGCAGATTGCCAGAAAG ATTGAAATAGATAATGGAGACGAGTTAACTGCTGACTTCCTTTATGAAGAAGTTCATCCAAAACAACATGCACACAAACAGAGTTTTGCAAAGCCTAAAGGACCTGCAGGAAAGAGGGGAATCCGAAGGTTGATCCGGGGCCCAGCTGAAAGTGAAACACCTACTGACTAA